Sequence from the Erythrolamprus reginae isolate rEryReg1 chromosome 2, rEryReg1.hap1, whole genome shotgun sequence genome:
AGTACACTccttatctaaatatctatctatgtcaGTACCTTGTATTTTGTCTTTTGTGTACAGATCTctataaaaatctataaaagccTTTTTAATCAAATCCTGTTGAAATACCTCTTTACCTTTATATAATACCTTATCTATTGTTCGCgatttttgctttttccttaacATATATACTAACCACCTACCAGGTTTATTGGCATTACAAAAATTGTTATGTTTTACATATTGCAAGTTAGTAGCTACTTGGTCTGAAACCAACATGTTAAATTGTGATcttaataatgtaattatttcTCTAATTTTCTTATCTTCTGGGTTATATATcaattcttgttctttctttttaatttctttttccaattcctcttttttttgtttctgtttccgtCTATAAACATTATTCTGGTTTATTAATACCCCCCTCATAAAGGCTTTACTTGCGTCCCAGACCATATCTATCGTTGTTTCCTTTTGCATATTTAAGGTAAAAAATTCCTTCATCAGCTTTTTACATTCCGAAACGTTCCCATCAtatctaaataaattttcatttagACGCCACGTTCTCCTAGGTTTCTCTCCCGTTTCCAACTCCATCCATACTGGACTATGGTCTGACAGCGTTCATGGACAAATCTTTATCTTCTTAACCCTAGAACAAAAatcatttgttattagtataaaGTCAATTCTTGAGAATGAGTGATGCCTAtctgaaaaaaaagtaaaatctcgttctttatcattcctttctctccataAGTCTCTTAATTCTATATCCTCCATCATATCAAAAAACGATTTAGGAAGCTTagccttattttgaatattcttagAAGGGCCCTTCTTGTCTATTTTAACATCAATTACTCCATTCCAATCTCCCATCACTATATATGATTTACGAtccaagtttattaattttttgtgtAATAACTCATAAAATTTCCCTTGCTGTTGGTTAGGTGCGTATATTCCAACTACCGTAAAATTCTTTGTCTCTATTGTTAAGTCAATTATTATATATCTGCCCAGATTATCAGCTTCAATCACTTTAACTTTAAGATCAGGTCTTACATATACAacaattccattctttttttccgGAGCCGATGCAATATATGGTGTCCCTAGTTTTGCGTTTTGTAAAAACTTTTGATCTTCCAGTTTTATATGAGTCTCTTGCAAGCatattatatcatttttaaattgtttaaaataatgaaatacttttcttcttttttgcggtGAGTTTAAACCATTAACATTCCATGTCAAAAATTTAATTGCCATCTTTGGCACCCAAAAGCCTCTGGAGCACTGCCTCCAGGTTCGCTGGAGTCGTTTTAGATCTGACTCCTCCCACTGCTTTCGATCCATCCACCACTTGGGCATATGTCATCAAGGGTAGCTTGGTCTCTTGCTCTCTACGCCTTGCTACTGCGCGTGTTTGCCTCTGGTCTTGTGGTTTTAGATGTTTCTGGGTTTTACCCCGAACTGTTATCTCTTCTAGTGGTTGTATTGCGCCTTCTTGTATAGCCATCGCTCCTTCCTGTGCCTGCTCCTTCCTTGGTGCTATTGCTTGTTCCTGACGTGCCTTTAaaattttttcataaaaatctcTTGCTTTCACTACTGTATTAAGACGATGCCTTTCTCCATTGTATGTAACTATTAATCCATATGGGACATCCCATCTATATTGTACTTGTCGCATTTTTAGCTCAGAAACCAGAAAAGAATAGTCCTTCCTTGCTTTTAACATCTTAGGAGGGATTTCTTTCAGTACAGCAACTTCTTGCCCTAGAACTTGAAGTTTGTTCTGAAATGAGTGTTGTATAACTCTGTTTCTTGCACCTCTTGTAACAAAATATATAACAACATCTCTTGGTAATTTCCTTTGTCTGGCAATCCATGAGTTCACACggtaaattttatcaatattccAAGCCCAGTCAACATCTTTATCCTCTAGAAATTTCTCCAGGGCGTCTGCAAAAATTTGTCTTAAATCTTCTCCTTCATTTTCTCTCAGACCTCTTATTCTGATAGCCCCTTCCATAGATCTATATTGCATCATTACACATTCAGCATCTGatatttctctcttctcttgtACCTCCTCCATTTTATTTTCCAGCTGTAAATTAACTTGTTCGATTTCTTGTATTTGTAACAGTATCCCTTGAAATGCTAAAACAATATCCTCCCTCATCGCGTCATGTTGATGTTGAATTGTTTCCATCACACTATCAACTTTTTCCTCCCATTTCTCctccattttctgaatttttccatCTAACTCttctgattgttttttaaatcccATTTGTAAAGCCTGGTGCAGCTCCTGTATAGTTGTGGCTGGTGGATCTAGGAATGGAGCTTTAGGCTGTTGTTTAGAAGCCATTTCCAAATCAATTTGTCTATCCCTTCTTCTTAATATTCTTTCTTAAGTACTTTATCcccactttttctttccttcttttttcctcccttccagaAGACTAATTGTTAAGTTTACAAGGGAAGACCGTTTAAAGTAAACAGGAAAAGTCTTTAAGCCGGCTCGAATTTACAATCGCTAACGATCGCTAACGATCACTCTCGCTCAAACTTTCACTTTTCACTTTCGTTTCTGCCTAGCACAGCACCATTTTCAGAGCCGCTTTACTTCCGCTGAGCTCAGAAGAGAATTTTAATAGAGTTGAAAAAAAAGACGATACttgctattttctttccttttctttccttttccctcgcAATTCACTCTGCCTGCAGCAATATTCTTCCAAAAGCCTTAGTTGTTACAATCTTGCAGGGGTGGTCATGTCACTTCGGTCTGCTTTGATTCAGCAGAGACACCTCGGAAGCGGAGCTTTCGCCGGGCACAATAGGGAGCTTCCCTCTTACCTCCCCGGAAAATTCCCTGGGGGGTCAAAAGGGGCTCTACCCTTACCCAGCTACTCTCTTCACCCTTTTCTCACAGGGGGCGAAGTTTTCAAGCCGCTAGACAGCCGATTTTCGCTGTTCTAGCGACTACACTATCTCGAGGGTTGGCAGTCCCAGAAGAGGCTGCCTGCAGCAACAATGGAGCCACCGGAagactctattttttttttgagggggcggaaatgtatagtgtctgagcggcagtccctttgggactgggcggcacagaaataataaataaataaataaacaaacaaacaaacaaataaaaaacccaccctgttttgcctcagagaatttcaaaataaaatactgtactgtgtgtctataacagtgagctcataatagggcaactctatcaatatcaaaataccacttaaatagttgagctagtttcaaactagattttgattttctttctctcttccttactcccattctttttctttctctttttcttcctctcttttttctgtttctctctcttcctctcttcctctctctccccttccctctcactctttccctctcggcttctgggcaggtttggaaaactctgagttgatgatgatttttaagtgagcgattgctcactgcttagcttacagggaactatggactagactagactagactagaatagtacagaacagaacagaattttattggccaagtgtgattaaacaAACAAGGAATTTTTTAGTGCATAAGCTCAGTGTGCATTATAAAAAAGataagttcgtcaagaatcataaggtacaacatttaatgatagtccgggtacaagtaagcaatcaaattatattaggaacatatataacatgtataaacatatataaattgtaaggatacaagcaacaaagttacagtcatacagtcatttgtggaaggaaatgggtgacgggaatgatgaaaagattaatagctcttaagtagaaaagtttgtatgtagaagcaattttccgtgcccagatgctccaggaggcaacctcgcactgggtgtatgggaggcagcacgagggagtcaccacagtgaagtgattTATTCTCtctctagagaaaggaaaatgctccatttggtctgggctgcccagaacgaagggagtgtttcttttctctgggtgctggcagaggattattccctctccaagtgcccagagaaaggaaaatgctttgttcactctggactgctaaAGCATGCTTAAACGCCACCAAAAGGATCCTCTGGCaggccagaaaagcccaagatggccaagattaaagggggaatggcaggaaactgggtgggccttcgtgccactctcaaatttcctgcaaaatttttctgggctcaggttcttaagttgaaaatggttcttaagaagaggcaaaaaaatcttgaacacccggttcttatttagaaaagttcttaagtagaggcattcttaagtagaggttccattGTATATGATTGGCCAATTTATCTGAGCCTTTTTCATTTTTGAAGAAAGTTGGCAACACTTGTTCTCTCAACTCACTATATTTGCAACTTCGACAACTGTAGGcaaaagagatatttttttaaaaaaaacacctaaattttctgtttttaatattccTGGATGTTTCTGTTCTAGTTCCATccatttctggagaagaatgagttTTGCAATATTTCCCATCGGAaattgtacttggaccaaaatggagctATAACAGCAGATCTGAATGTCATAAGCTGGGTGTTTATTCCCTGGTTTGATCCTCTGGAAGAGCAGCTGGGAAGTTTTGAAAGGCAGAGATTTACAGTCAATGAAGATACAATGTCAATTCTAAACATGCTCAACAAGGTGAGAGAAATTGGTGTCCATTCTCTATCTATCCAAAGCCTGAGCACCCATTTCAAGTTGGCTCaccccagtgatggtgaaccttttttggttcatgtgccaaaagggagtATGTGGGTGGACCAGCGcccatgcacatgcccacatcaATTCCCTCCCCCTATGCATGTGCACCTCCCCATACTGACACTCCACATCCACACAACACCCtccggcctcactgaagcctgggatgatgaaaaaatggccaaacgggaaaacaggaagtttggaaaaatggacttctgattggcccgttgtgctgtttttcacactccagagcttcagggaaacttcctgaagctttggagtgtgaaaaacagcacaacaggcaaaacggaagtctGTTCCTCCaaatttctttttatatatatatatatatatgttttcatagattttcatgggtacaggtatgacggtcttggtatattcgggtttcttcccatgtaggatttggaaatttctggcgacgtttcgacgaggtctcactcgtcatcttcaggctggtgtttctgtccttgttctcaggcaaacactgcgagatctaagctgccttccttctataaatactggtggctgggtgtggtttgatggctcagcaattgactgctgtgtagaaacttcctggtgagtcagtggggtaacaattggggtcgttgatgttgctgaggtatgctgattagttaatggttgtagattaggcgtgatatcctgagtagttggaacttgcaggctacttgattgttttacaatgtgtgttctgagtctggtttctatggctgggatatgtttgagggctggtttccagatgtctggtaggcgggaggtatcatcccgcttgttcatattttggggatgtttttctatctcgatggcttccataagtgcagatttagtagaaagtctgacagtgttgagggaattatttgtttagtagagtgatggcattcggaaaaaaactgttcttgtgtctagttgtcttggtgtgcagtgctctgtagcgacgttttgagggtaggagttggctGGCTAATATTCATTTTTACCTTTATTTTACATGGCTGATAAGGACTAAATATTTTCTTGGACATTTCTGGTTTTTCTGCTCAGTCTCTGCCTCAGTCCCAGTGTGTGGAAAATTGTCACCCTGGATTTGTCAAGCGGAAGCGAGAAGgggagccagtttgctgctatgactgtgttccttgtccagaggggaccatctccactcaggaaggtgagtgacaccagaaaaaagaaaaggccaGGCCTTGTGGAACTGGATTCGTCTGCATCATTTTCATGAAAATGCAGATTAAAAGACAGGCTAAGCTCAACTGTTTTCTCATTCATTTCTAACTACTTTGAGCTAGTTCGAGATAGCAGAGTTTGGCAGATTGGACAAACTTTACTTTTGGCAGCTTTCccccttaaccctgctgttctgttcacatTTACTATACACAAGTTTTGTTCCTGGGTCCTTTTGGCCCAAGAttcaaaaatgttgattttagctactgtaagtgctattttttgaataccttttgcattggtatactaatttgaacattcctgatcataaagaaatgaaaaatgaaatgaaaaaattaatgcttatttgtttattttgctcagaaaagcccccccccaggCTGTGCACAATTATttaactttatatatagattacgcttcaaattttcaatttttttaatacctttggcattggcattccaatttgaacattcctgatcctaaacaaatgaaaaatgaaatgaaaatattaatgcttatttatttattttgctcacagaTTAGGCTgcaagtattctgctacactggtattttattaaacaatataatactacaccatttagttccgaatacttttttccttgttttcctcctctaaaatctaattgcgtcttatacaccggtgcgtcttatacactggaaaatacggtagttaCATTGTGCATCAAGGAATACTAGTTAAAGGTTGAGTCagactttcatccttctgaggttggtaaaatgagaatccagattgctgggggcaataggaTGACTCTATAAAGCATTTAGAGATGGCTACaaggcactgtgaagcagtatataagtaagtgctattgctgtcttCTGATTTAAGTATATTAAGAGTGGCCATCCAGCAACATTCAGGAACGGTATCTAGAAAGATTAACTAATCCTGTAAAATCCTACAGTGGTTCTGCATATTAAACATTGATCTGCTCATATTCCATAAATATtagctatatatttatatattataaaattgTATTATTAACTGTATCCTGATGAGCTATTAAAACATGcatttgaaggaaaaaaatctggTACCAGATGTTGTCTCAAGAAGCTACTTCTTAAAATGTCAATGGAgagattgttaaaaaataaataaatcttttggtATTTTCAGATACAGAAAAATGCTCCAAATGTCCACCTGATCAATATCCAAACAAGGAAAAAGTCCAATGTGTCCCCAAaattataaccttcctgtcttatgaagaaaaTCTAGGCATCATCCTAGTGTCTTGtgctctattcttattcttaaccACAgtgtttattttaattatattcattaaataccgagaaacACCCATTgttaaagccaacaaccgggacctctcatacatcctcctggtctccctcctatTTTGCTTCTTGTCTCCCTTACTCTTCATTGGTCAacgaaggaaagccacctgccttctccgacaaacagtgTTCAGCATTGTCTTctcaactgccatttcttctctTTTGGCCAAAACAATCACAGTAGTGTTGGCTTTCCTAgcaacaaaaccaggaaaccaagtgAAGAAATggctggggaagagcttggccaattccatcatcctttcttgtaCTGCTGGTCAAGttatcatctgctccatctggctagAGTTTTTTCCTCCATTCCCTGACTCTGATTTCCATTCCCAGTCTGGAGAGGTCATCttgcaatgcaatgaaggggctgttgtcatgttctacatcaccctcagctacatgggtgtcttggctgccatctgcttcatggtggcgttcctggccaggaatctcccTGGggctttcaatgaagccaagttgatcactTTCAGCATGCTAGTGTTCTGCAGTGTTTGGGTGAGCTTTgtccccacctacctgagcaccaaagggaaatacatggtggctgttcaggtcttctccataTTGGTTTCCAGTGCTGGTCtactgggctgcatcttcatccccaaatgctacattatcgTCCTGAGACCAGCCCTGAATACAAAGGAGCAGCTTACGACCAGAAAAAATGTAGAAATTTGAGACAGAAAGTTTGCATCATTCCACACTGAGAAGATGATCCAAACTTCTCTCCAAACTTAAGAGGACCAATGATTTTGCTTGAATTAATTAAAGAATTTTGGAAGATATGATCCCAATATTAAAATTCTAAAATGTACACTAACCTTTCTTGAATTCTCAAGGCAGCATATCTGTCTTATATCCTTAGTTTATTGAGGTCTGAGATGCCACATCCTGCTTTTTGAAAAATGACCCTTGTTGGATTTCTGTTGATATGCTTAATAAAAATGGCATTTGGTgttagaaaaaagaaatgctTTATCTATAAATTTTATAATAGAAGTGAAAAATGATTGAACATCATTGAGATTGTCATTGAGCTTGCTACCCTGGTGTCAATTCTGAAGTTGACCTGACTGAGGTAATCTTTGAGGCTTCAGCATTGCCATAATGAAGAGGAATAGGGAGGGGATAGTAGGCTGGGGTACATACAAAattggtgaaaccacactcaacacaagtgactgtgagagagatctgggAGTCtgggtggacaaccaactaaatttgagccagcaatgtgcagcagtagcTAAAAAATACCAACATAATtttgagctgcatcaacagagggatacaatctaggactaaggaGGTACTAACACCACTCTATAATactctagtcagaccacacctagagtactgcattcaatttttggctccacactacaaaaaagatattgaaactctgggaaaagttcagaagagagcaaccataataataaagggattggaaactaaaacataccaggaaaggttgcaggaacagggcatggatagtctagtgaagaggaggtccagggagaacatgatagcagtcttcaaatatttgagagtctgccacagtgaggagggagggtcacactattttctgaagcagcagagggccagacaaggagcagtggatggaagctgaccaaggggagattcaacctagtaataaggaagaactttctcatggtgagaatgatcaaccggtggaatggcctgcctgcagaagttgtgaatgccgcaATGCTGGAGatcttcaagaagagattggactgccgtaTGTCTGGGATGTTATAGAGTCTCCTGCacgagcagaaggttggactagaagaccaccaggtctcttccaacacaaactataaatagaATGGGGAGTGGGTTGCCCCCGTGAAATGCTTATATTCTTTTCAGgtttctggtatttgtacaacTAGCTATTTCATGGAATATAATTCACGTGGTGCATTTGTATTATGACTTTTTTTGTTGCCTACCTAAATTATTGCAGAAGTTACTTGATTAAAGTAATCATTACTTCTGCATGAAGTTGAGAACAAGGGAGACTTTTATTCAATTTTGTGCCTGACAAAATCAAGCTGTCATAATGTATCAAGAGTATATTACATTTCATAGTTTTATACTTTTAGAAATCTAAAACCTGAGCTTTCATCATTTTCATTCATGTGAATAATTTTTTTCCTCACAAATAGTTATAACATATTCCCATGTCATACCTGCTAGTCATCTGCTCTTGTGAGGCTGATAgaatatatttgtattttattttataatacctatataatttatttaagGACTGTTATTAATGCTCAGAACAATgtttcattttgctttctttaAGATCGGTTGGCCTTCTTTTTACTGTTCATAGGCCTTGAAAGTTGCTTTTCCAGGGAAGTGAAACAAGGTATATATTCCTAGAATAGTTTTGCATTTCATAATTATTCCTTCAGAAATTGGAAACTctatcaaatacagtaatacctcatgatacaaacttaattggtgcaaggaggaggttcgtaagacgaaaggttcgtaagacgaaacattgtttcccataggaaacaatgtaaagtcaattaatccgtgcaaccaaaaaaacctatagaaggaaaaggggggacatgatcgaaacatttaaatatattaaagggttaaataaggttcaggagggaagtgtttttaataggaaagtgaacacaagaacaaggggacacaatctgaagttagttgggggaaagatcaaaagcaacatgagaaaatattattttactgaaagagtagtagatccttggaacaaacttccagcagacgtggtagataaatccacagtaactgaatttaaacatgcctgggataaacatatatccatcctaagataaaatacagaaaatagtataagggcagactagatggaccatgaggtctttttctgccgtcagacttctatgtttctatgtttctaatatagagTTAAACTTACCAAGAATGTAATGGGCACGTGTGTTTTCTGTATTAGTTatacttctacgacaagcggagcaattgtagctccttaaatgtttaatgttgtttgtttttgtctgtcttttgaaaaacaataaaaaaatatttttttaaaaaaagaaattggaaacTCTAGGGACCAATAcaggagtccttgacttattgttaaggagtgtgcagaatgacCCTTGAATTCTCAAGGACGTGCAATCCTTGACTTATCAAAGACATGATCCAATAGATGTACGATGACCAATTCGGGAAGTGCAGCGGCTGGATGACCTTGTAGAACAAAGGAAGCGAAAGATTGGCCCTGACTCTCCTTGGACATTTTCCTACGGCCTGCTATGCTTTCAAGATAAGTTGTAGGTTCCAATAGCCTGATTATGAACCAGTGCCATGACAACCCTGCAGCCGGATATTTTGGTCTCTTCAAGACCTTGCACCTAGTGTCTCGAACTTTCTGGTGGCCTCGACTCTGGCATGACATTCATTCCTATGTGAGCTCTTGTGTTTGTTGCTGCCAAGCCAAGACAGCATGGAATTCCTTGCATTCATCATTTCATTGTAGAAATTGCTTTACCAATAGATCCTGATTATTGAGACTTTAGAAACAGCAAGTGTGAGTCTTTATTTCCAGCCAGACagaacaaatccaatcaatcaatcaatcaatcagtcagtcagtcaatcaatttaTACTTACTGTTTAAATTGGCACCTAAATGCCAGAGTCCATGGACTAACTGTTGTCATATCAGCCAATCTTTagtgcagggggggggaaatccttcCATTGAGAAACCCAGGCAGATTGGGGGTGCATggcccatcaggcatgggggaactgagacatctcccgcgggcctatacagtttatgcatggtatgtttgtgtgtatgttttctttttaataaggggtttttagtgacttttaattattagatttgttatatattgtgttattattgttgtgagccaccccgagtctatggagaggggtggcatacaaatctaataaatattaataataatataataataataataataataataataataataataataataataataataatttgaagatGCTGAGAAGACTCTAGAGCAAATGGGGGGGTTGCTTTCATTGTGGTCAAATCAGATCTCTCTCTTTGATAGGCTAGACAGTGATGACGAACTTATGGCACACATGTCAGGGAAGCTACCCTGAAACCTTGgagtgcaaa
This genomic interval carries:
- the LOC139159189 gene encoding vomeronasal type-2 receptor 26-like — its product is MVFAIQTVNKNPQLLPNLTLGYNMHDNYVSTFATSDVLLDILSTGQANVPNYSCGRKENLLALVDAAKREISIQMSTLVGTYKIPQISDGIVSEALNNNLEIPFFHRILPQKGFQYPRIVQVLLYFRWTLIGLFTSDTEEGENFMRTFTPMLVRNGICVVIVQRFSATGQTAPLWDAVSKWRQVNVFVNYIEMVNVWDRIHTLQLIFESVPGPVEGKVWIVESIEYLVLGQESLYKYVHGIWSFAFQEKTRPKEDPFETKLYVRLEDRYFHCSFSKHISSVKGRKRCIQKAPLETKEEWRKVWISFHLHLHSVIKTLAYALKAAYSSKSRRRSKQSEENLRAPRLQPWQFHPFLEKNEFCNISHRKLYLDQNGAITADLNVISWVFIPWFDPLEEQLGSFERQRFTVNEDTMSILNMLNKSLPQSQCVENCHPGFVKRKREGEPVCCYDCVPCPEGTISTQEDTEKCSKCPPDQYPNKEKVQCVPKIITFLSYEENLGIILVSCALFLFLTTVFILIIFIKYRETPIVKANNRDLSYILLVSLLFCFLSPLLFIGQRRKATCLLRQTVFSIVFSTAISSLLAKTITVVLAFLATKPGNQVKKWLGKSLANSIILSCTAGQVIICSIWLEFFPPFPDSDFHSQSGEVILQCNEGAVVMFYITLSYMGVLAAICFMVAFLARNLPGAFNEAKLITFSMLVFCSVWVSFVPTYLSTKGKYMVAVQVFSILVSSAGLLGCIFIPKCYIIVLRPALNTKEQLTTRKNVEI